In the Candidatus Jidaibacter acanthamoeba genome, GCAAGTTCCATTAAGGGAAAGCTAGTTAATCTGGTAGTGGGAGAAGATCTAAGTCTAAAGGGTAGTTATATTAACGGGGAGAAAGTTGATATTGATGTAGCAAAGAAGATAATTATAGAGAGTGTAAGGAACAGAAATAGGGAAGAACATAGTAGTAGCGGGTTTAATGTTGGAGTATCTGTCACTTGGGCTGGAGGAGTTACACCTAACATAGGGATTAGTGGAGATAGGAGTATAAAGA is a window encoding:
- a CDS encoding hemagglutinin repeat-containing protein, translating into ASSIKGKLVNLVVGEDLSLKGSYINGEKVDIDVAKKIIIESVRNRNREEHSSSGFNVGVSVTWAGGVTPNIGISGDRSIK